In Deltaproteobacteria bacterium, the genomic window CGGCGACCTCGACCGACCCTTCGGCCACGAAGACGGCGCGCTCCTCGTGATCCGCAGGGACGTCGAAGCGCGCGCCCGCCTCCAGCTTTGCGTCGGCATAAAACAACTCGGACCGCGTCGGCACCGGCGAGCGGGCTCCATGGAGCGAACCCGCGATCAGCCGGACCCGCGTCCCGGCGTCCTCGATCACGGGCAGCATCTCCGCCGGGGTGTGGGCAAAGGCAGGATCCATCTCCTCGTCCTTCTTCGGCAGCGCGACCCAGATCTGGATCCCGAAGAGCTTTCCGCCTGCGGCGCGGACCTCCTTTGGCGTCCGCTCGGAATGGGCGATGCCGCGTCCCGCAGTCATCCAGTTCACCGCGCCGGGACGGATTGGCTGCACGGTCCCCAGGCTGTCGCGGTGGAGGATCTCACCCTCGAACAGATAGGTGACGGTGGCCAAGCCGATGTGCGGATGCGGCCGGACGTCCAGCCCCTCGCCCCCGCGGAACACCGCGGGTCCCATCTGATCGAAGAAGA contains:
- a CDS encoding pirin family protein — encoded protein: MRRRMVGPFIFFDQMGPAVFRGGEGLDVRPHPHIGLATVTYLFEGEILHRDSLGTVQPIRPGAVNWMTAGRGIAHSERTPKEVRAAGGKLFGIQIWVALPKKDEEMDPAFAHTPAEMLPVIEDAGTRVRLIAGSLHGARSPVPTRSELFYADAKLEAGARFDVPADHEERAVFVAEGSVEVAGEAFVAGQLVILRPRKAAVVEARGQARLALLGGATMDGPRHIWWNLVSSSREQIEQAKADWASGRFPKVPGETEFIPLPGHEPAIPKYP